The Chitinophaga niabensis genomic interval TTTCAGCCTTAATAGAGGCAGGGGGGGAAAAATCCAGGCGTTTTTTTATGACCTTTGCGGGGATACCCCCTACTATTGAATATGGCGGTACGTCTTTGGTTACAACAGAATTTGCACCTATAACAGATCCTTTTCCAATTGTTAATCCCTGCATTATTACAGCGTGTGTGCCAATCCAGCAATCGTCTTCAATAGAGATCTTTTTACTTCGGAGGCTGGAATATTCGTCATGCTCATTGACAAGTTTATCCTGCAGCCTGATCGGCAAATGCGGTTGAACGGAAAAGAAGTGGTTACCTGAAGAAACGAAGACGTATGGAGCAAATAACACATTTCTTCCTACGGAAATATCGCCTATCAATCTGCAGCCATCCTGAATAGAGCTTCCATCCTGGAGGATTATTGCGCAATCTTCCAGGGGTTCTATCAATATATTGTTTCCAATCCATACCTTTTCCCCAAGAAAAATCTGTGAGTTGGCTGAAAGGAATAATGATGAATTCTTACCTATACTATTTCCCGATGTAGCAACCAAAATTCCACCTTTAGAAAATATATCTGCACTTGGATGTATATCTATGCCAGGATAATTACGCATGTAAAGTAACAACTTATACAATAGAGATTGCGCCAGGTATATTTTTAAAAGCGAAATATATTTTTTCATACAAGGACTGTTTATTTATCTTATGTATTCATGCAGTTACTTTTCTAGAGTATTTAGATACCTCTTTCCGGTTGGTTTAATTTTTGCGATCCTTCCAATAATCTGTCTGTTTTATTGTTTAATGAGCTCCCAGCTTAAAGGTGTTCCGGATTTAATGCCCGACGCGGCTTTGGCTCCAATGATGTTTTTATAGAACCTTGTATGAAGGCCATTTGAGGGCCTTACACTTCTAACATGTTCAGCTGTGATAGTTTCTCCTTCAGCAATATCTTTAACAATATAGAGGGAGCGTTTGAAAACCATATTCTTTTTTTCCTTTTCGCTCAGTTCATAGCTTACCCTTCCGAGGCTTTTCCATGCTCTTTCAGATTCTTCCACGAGGGAGGCGAGTTCATGGGGTTCAATAGAGAATGCGCTATCTACACCACCATCTGCTCTTCTGATGGTAAAATGCTTTTCGATCACGCAGGCACCCAATGCAACAGATGCTATAGACACTCCTATACCCATAGTATGATCGGATAAACCTACATGAGTCCTGTAAAGCTCTCTCATATGAGGGATGGTAAGGATATTGGTATTCTCCGGCGTTGCGGGGTAGGTGCTGGTGCATTTCAATAACACCAGTTCTTTACAGCCGTTTTCCCTTAGTATGGAAACAGCTTCCTGGATATCTGCGATCGTAGCCACACCTGTGGACATTATTACCGGTTTGCCGGTTTTAGCTACTTTTTCGAGCAGCAGGTGATCCGTATTTTCGAAAGAAGCGATTTTATAACAAGGTACGTTCAGTGATTCGAGAAAATCTACGGCAGTGTGGTCAAAGGGGGAACTAAATGCCAGGAGCCCTCTTTTTGCAGCATGTTCGAATATAACAGGGTGCCAGTCCCAGGGCGTATATGCTTCTTTATAGAGATCATAAAGTTCACGACTGTTCCATAAGGAATCCCCATCTTTAATGGTATGGGCACCTCTGATGGTCATAGTATCTGCAGTATAGGTTTGCAGCTTAATAGCGTGTGCTCCTGCATCTGCGGCTGCATCAACGATTGCAAGTGCTCTGTCCAGAGATTGATTGTGGTTTCCAGACATTTCTGCTATGATAAAAGGCTTGTGTTCTTTGCCAATTGTAATTGGACCGATTTTTATATCCATGTAAACAGTTTGTTAGTTAATTGAACGAATAAGCATAAAGGCTTCCGCCAGTTTTTTTCCTACTACTACTCCCCAGCGTTTTGCATAAATCTCCAGCGCTTCCGGAGACCTGGGATGGGGGAATGCTCTTTTTTCGAATTCATATGATTCCATCCCTTTGATCTTTGCCTGTAATCCGTTTTCAGTGATCTCTACAAACAGGTTCGGAATAAAATGCTTCGGATCCGAAGATGCACGCCATTCTGTGCCAGAGGGCGTTTCAAAAGTTATGATGGTTTGTACTTTTTCATGCGCCATTGGCCTGCAAGCTGTGATCACTGCTTCAAAAGTACGCTGGTGATCAATGTTTACATCTCCGCCATGGTGTGTGAATATTACAGCTGGCTCAAAGTCGTTTTTCTCTTTTTCAATCACCTTTACAATA includes:
- the pseI gene encoding pseudaminic acid synthase; translated protein: MDIKIGPITIGKEHKPFIIAEMSGNHNQSLDRALAIVDAAADAGAHAIKLQTYTADTMTIRGAHTIKDGDSLWNSRELYDLYKEAYTPWDWHPVIFEHAAKRGLLAFSSPFDHTAVDFLESLNVPCYKIASFENTDHLLLEKVAKTGKPVIMSTGVATIADIQEAVSILRENGCKELVLLKCTSTYPATPENTNILTIPHMRELYRTHVGLSDHTMGIGVSIASVALGACVIEKHFTIRRADGGVDSAFSIEPHELASLVEESERAWKSLGRVSYELSEKEKKNMVFKRSLYIVKDIAEGETITAEHVRSVRPSNGLHTRFYKNIIGAKAASGIKSGTPLSWELIKQ
- a CDS encoding PIG-L deacetylase family protein, with product MLESLRNKRILLVVAHPDDELLGPGATMHRLINEFNCTVRTIILGEGITSRADTRDPALWEKELATHRANILSAQQAIGYNSVGIYNFADNRFDSVDLLDIVKVIEKEKNDFEPAVIFTHHGGDVNIDHQRTFEAVITACRPMAHEKVQTIITFETPSGTEWRASSDPKHFIPNLFVEITENGLQAKIKGMESYEFEKRAFPHPRSPEALEIYAKRWGVVVGKKLAEAFMLIRSIN